The sequence AGTAATTCTTGTTTGGCTGCGATGAGTTGCTCATGTAAAAGATTAATTTCTAGTTTGAGGTTTTTTTCTTGTGCTAGGTTTTTGGAGAGTTGTGCGTGATAGAGAGTTTGTTTTTTTTCCGCGATTTGTTTTTGTAGAGATTTGATATATTCCTTACTTTCTTCTAGAATCATTGTATTATCACAGTGTTTTTTTA is a genomic window of Helicobacter anatolicus containing:
- a CDS encoding DUF1090 family protein, with the translated sequence MRYQLIFLFLIHTTFADILCDFKISILEESLKIADSKKDLQKATQLKNQIINLKKHCDNTMILEESKEYIKSLQKQIAEKKQTLYHAQLSKNLAQEKNLKLEINLLHEQLIAAKQELLRLKDKLKE